In the Candidatus Electrothrix sp. GW3-4 genome, one interval contains:
- the kdsB gene encoding 3-deoxy-manno-octulosonate cytidylyltransferase, with amino-acid sequence MSETPAKVVAIIPARYHSNRFEGKPLALIAGKPMIQHVVERAWQAKLLSRVVVATDDERIAEAVTGFGGEVVLTRSDHVSGTDRLAEAAELLHIEEHSVVVNIQGDQPLFPPEVIDQVAGPLLEDPALPMSTLIYKIIRPEEITDPNHVKTVFDCESNALYFSRSPVPFQRNPEEEVQPTYYKHLGFYAYRKGFLLTFVALPEGEWERFEKLEQLRALEYGYRVRVVLTEHDSIEVDTPKDAQRVQGMIQSSKVSL; translated from the coding sequence ATGAGTGAAACACCGGCCAAGGTGGTGGCTATTATTCCGGCTCGCTACCATTCCAACCGTTTTGAAGGAAAACCGCTGGCGCTGATAGCAGGTAAGCCCATGATCCAGCATGTGGTGGAGCGGGCCTGGCAGGCCAAACTGCTCTCCCGGGTTGTGGTGGCAACAGATGATGAACGGATAGCTGAGGCCGTTACCGGCTTTGGTGGTGAGGTGGTGCTGACTCGGTCCGATCATGTCTCGGGCACGGATCGGCTGGCTGAAGCGGCTGAGCTGCTCCATATTGAAGAGCATAGTGTGGTGGTGAATATCCAGGGCGATCAGCCTCTGTTTCCCCCTGAGGTCATTGACCAGGTTGCGGGCCCCCTGCTGGAGGACCCGGCCCTGCCCATGTCCACCCTGATCTATAAGATTATCAGGCCGGAAGAGATCACGGACCCGAATCATGTCAAGACCGTGTTTGATTGTGAGAGCAATGCCCTCTATTTTTCCCGCTCACCGGTTCCTTTTCAGCGCAACCCAGAGGAGGAGGTCCAGCCGACCTATTATAAACATCTCGGCTTTTATGCCTATCGCAAGGGTTTTCTCCTGACCTTTGTGGCCCTGCCGGAAGGGGAGTGGGAGCGCTTTGAAAAGCTGGAACAACTTCGGGCCTTGGAATACGGCTACCGGGTTCGGGTGGTCTTGACCGAGCATGACTCCATCGAGGTGGACACCCCCAAGGATGCCCAGCGGGTACAGGGGATGATCCAGAGCAGCAAGGTGAGCTTGTAG
- the mdh gene encoding malate dehydrogenase, translating to MKKKITIIGAGNVGATAAHWALTRNLGDIVLLDVMEGIPQGKALDLWQSGPLDSYAGTVTGTNDYADSANSDVVIITAGLARKPGMSRDDLLARNVAIVKSCAEEAVRHSPNCFMIVVTNPIDAMVHTAFKVTGLDKNRIIGMAGVLDSARYRTFLAEALGVAPADVNALVMGIHGDKMLPMVRLANVAGVPITDLLSEEKIAEIVKRTQLGGIEIVNHLKTGSAFYTPGLAAVEMAEAVLRDSKRVLPCAAYLEGEFGVSGYFLGVPVVLGETGVERILEFTLTDEEKAALQDSVDAVAAQMQATGL from the coding sequence ATGAAGAAAAAAATTACGATAATCGGGGCGGGTAACGTCGGGGCCACAGCAGCTCACTGGGCACTGACCCGCAACTTGGGCGATATCGTCCTGTTAGATGTCATGGAGGGGATCCCCCAGGGCAAGGCCCTGGATCTCTGGCAATCTGGTCCTCTGGATTCCTATGCTGGCACCGTGACCGGCACCAACGACTACGCAGACTCTGCCAACTCCGATGTGGTGATCATCACAGCTGGCTTGGCCCGTAAGCCAGGAATGTCCCGTGATGACCTGCTGGCCAGGAACGTGGCTATCGTTAAATCCTGCGCCGAAGAGGCGGTCAGGCATTCACCGAATTGCTTTATGATCGTGGTCACCAATCCCATTGATGCCATGGTGCATACGGCCTTCAAGGTCACTGGCCTGGATAAGAACCGGATTATTGGGATGGCTGGCGTGCTTGATTCGGCCCGCTACCGGACCTTTCTTGCCGAGGCCCTGGGTGTGGCTCCGGCTGATGTTAACGCCTTGGTCATGGGGATTCACGGCGATAAGATGCTGCCGATGGTCAGATTGGCCAACGTGGCTGGGGTGCCGATCACCGATCTGCTTTCTGAAGAAAAGATTGCAGAAATTGTTAAGCGAACCCAGTTGGGCGGCATTGAGATCGTCAATCATCTCAAGACCGGCAGTGCCTTTTATACGCCTGGCCTGGCGGCTGTGGAAATGGCAGAAGCCGTGCTCAGGGACAGTAAGCGGGTGCTTCCCTGTGCAGCCTATCTTGAGGGAGAATTCGGGGTTTCTGGTTATTTTCTTGGAGTTCCAGTGGTGTTGGGAGAGACGGGTGTAGAGCGCATCCTTGAGTTCACCTTAACGGACGAGGAAAAGGCCGCTTTACAGGATTCCGTGGACGCTGTGGCCGCTCAGATGCAGGCCACCGGCCTGTAA